The following DNA comes from Nocardia sp. XZ_19_385.
CCTCGACAACCTTCTCGACGATCTTGATGACCGGCTTCTGCACAACCTTCTGGATCACTTTCTGCACGGGCTTCTCGACCACCCGCTCCTTGATCTGCTGCACCGGCACCTCGACGACCTTGTCGACGATCTTCACCACCGGCTTGTGCGTGCGGCGCTCCACGGTGACGTGCTTCTCGATCACCTTGTCCTGGATTTCCACGACCGGCTTCTCGACCATGCGCTGCACCCGGACCGGCTTGCGCTTGATCCGGTCGATGATCTTGGCGACGGGTTGTTCCACGGTGCGCGGGATCTCGACGGTCTGCTTGACGACCCGGTCCACGATCTTGATTTCCGGCTGCGTAATCACGCGCTCGACGGTGACCGGCTTCTTGACCACCTTGTCGACCATCTTCGGCATGGCCTTCTGCACCTTGCGCTGCACGGTGACCGGCTTCGGCACGACCTGGTCGACGATCTTGACCATCGGCTTCTCGATCTTGCGCTGCACGGTGACCAGCTTCGGCACGATCCGGTCGGTCACCTTCGCGACCGGCTTCTCCACCATCCGGGTCACCTTGACCGGCTTCCGCTTGATCCGGTCGACCATCGTGACGACCGGCTTCTCGACCATCCGGGAGACCCGAACCGGCTTGTCGACCACCTTGTCCACGGTGTCGACGACCAACCGCTCCACCAGCCGCTCCATCCGCACCGGCTTGTCGACGATCTTCTCGATCGGACGCTCGACGAGACGCTGCACCATGATGGGCCGATTCACAACCTTGTCGACGACTTTCATCGTGCTCTGCGATTTGGTTGTCTTGCGGTTGGACTTACCGTTCGCACTGCTGGCCATTATGCCTCCAATGGAATTGGTCTTCCGGTCTCCCCATTCGAATTAATCGGCTGGAACCCCTGGCTATTCAACCAGGGTTCAAATGGCGCGCGGAAACAATTCGGTATTATTTGTATTTCGACCGGGCGAATTACATCGTCGAAATTATCAATGGCCGCCGGTGACCCGAAATCCCCGCGGCACCAGCCAGACCGCGACCACGGCCACCACCGCGACGATCGCCGCCGAAATATAGGACGTGATGGTCAGCGCGACATCGAAAGCGTGCCCGGTTTCGGTGAGCACCTGGGAACGCGCGACCGGGTCCAGCTCCGAGGCCACTTCGACCGCGCCGCCGACCGAACCGCGCGCTTCCTCGAGTGCGGCGCCGTGCAGCGGGATCTCGGTCATGTTCTCGCTGAAGATGCGCGCGTGGATACTGCCGAGCAGCGCCACGCCCAAGCCGATGCCCAGCTCGTAGTTGGTTTCCGAGACCGCGCCCGCCTGCCCGGCGCGCTCCGGGGGCACCGCGGAGACCAGGACCGCCGCCGCTGCGGTGACCGCGAGCCCGTCACCCAAGCCGAAGGTAGCCAGAACCAGGGCGATCACCGGATAGGTCGTAGGTTCCGGACTCAACGCCAAACCGAGGAAACCTAGTGCGAGCGCGCCGAGGCCAATGGCGAGTACCCCGCGCACACCTATGCGCTGCATCAGCCACGGCGTGGCCAGCGAGGCGGCCAGCAAGGTGATGGCCGAGGGCATGGTGCGCAAACCGGCCTGCGACGGGGAATAGCCGTGAATGTATTGCAGCCACAGGGAGATCAGGAACAGGGCGGCGCCGATGGCGAGCATGGCCAGCAGGGTGGCCAGGGCGGCGGCCGTGAACGGGCCGTTGCGGAACAGCCGGACATCGAGCAGCGGGTCGGCGGAGCTGAGTTGGCGGCGCGCGAACCAGGCCAAGAAAAGCAGGCCGAGCACGAAGATGCCCCAATCCACACCGCCCGCCGAACCTTTCGCGATGTGTTTGATACCCCAGGCCAAGCCGACAATTCCGGCGATGGACAGCACGGCCGACAGCCAATCCAAAGTGCCCGATTGCGGCGAGCGATATTCCGGCAGCAACCAGACGCCCGCGATAACCGTGACGATCACGACCGGCACATTCAGCCAGAAGGCCGAGGCCCAGCCGAAATCCTCGACGAGCAGGCCGCCGACAATCGGGCCGATGGTGGCGCCCGCACCCGCGACCGCGGCCCAGATGCCGATGGCGAGGGTGCGCTCCTTCGGGTCGGCGAAGATATTGCGGATCAACGAGAGCGTGGAGGGCATCACCATGGCGCCGCCGAGCGCGAGCAGGACGCGGCCCGCGATCAGCTGACCGGAACTCTGCGCGGTGGCCGCCACCACGGAGGCGATGCCGAAAAGAACGAAACCGCTGTTGAACAACAGCTTTCGGCCGACCCGGTCACCGATCGCGCCGGTGGTGATCAGCAGGCCGCCGAGGACCAGGCCGTAGACGTCGATGATCCACAGCTGTTCCAGCTGGCCGACGTGCAGGTCGTCGATCAGGGAAGGCAGGGCGACATTGAGGATGGTGGCGTCCATGGCGACCAACAGCAGGCTCGCGCACAGCACGGCGAGCATCACCCACCGCGTGGGACCGAAGTTGCGCACTGGCAAATCCGCCGTCACGTCGACCCTTCCCTAGCCCGGATGTGTCGGAGCCAGCATTGACCGCGCAGCGGCAAACATCAAGTTACCCACGCGCTAGTGGATGTTCTGCTCGATCAGGCGGTGGGCAGCACGGGTGGTGCGGTCGGTGTCGCCGGTGATCAACCGGTCCTGGATGATGCCGCGCAGACCGGAGATGAGTAGTGTCGCAACGGCTTCCGCATCGGTGACGGAATCGATCCGGCCCAGCGCCTCGGCCAGCGCGGTGACGAACACCGCGATCGCGTCGTGCGCGTACTGCGCGTAGGGGCTGACGGGGGCGCAGGCCGCGCCGAGCACTTGCAGCAGGACCCGGACACTCGTCGAGCCGCGGCCGTGGACGTTGGCCTCGAAGAAGCCGGTCAGCCGCGCCCGGAGCGCCGTGGCGTCGGTTACATCGGCGAACAGGGCCGAGATGTCGGGGCGCTGGGTGGCCAGGGCCTGGACGAGCAGTTCCTCCTTGGTCCCGAAGTAGTGGATGAGCATGCGCGAACTGGTTCCGAGCTCGGCGGCGAGCGGGCGCAGGGAGAGTTCGGCGAGGCCGTGGTCGGCGATGTAGGCGACGACGCCGGCGAGCAGTTCGGCGCGTTTGGCGTGGTCGAGAGGGCGGGCCATGGGTTGACTGTAGCGAGTGCTACAGGTATCCATGTCATCGTGACTGTAACAATCGCTTCAGAAACTCGGAATGTGGTCGTCACCGGTTATGCCGCGACCACCGCTTTGGCCGACGATGCCGAAGCGACATGGGCCGGGCTGCTCGCCGGACGCAGCGGAATCGGCCCGCTACAAGGCGATTTCGTCGACGAGTACGACCTGCCGGTGCGGATCGGCGGCACGCTGACGGCGCACCCCGGCGCCCAGCTGACGCGGATCGAACAGCGCAGGATGTCCTACGTCGAGCAGCTGGCGCTGGTGCTCGGCCGCCAGGTCTGGCAGCACGCCGGTGTGCCCGAGGTCGACGGGGAACGGCTCGCGGTCGCCATCGGCACCGGGCTCGGCGGGGCCGATGCGCTGATCACCGCGGTGGACGCGATGCGGGCGGGCGGCTATCGAAAGGTGTCACCGATGGCCGTGCCGATGGTGATGCCGAATGGTCCGGCCGCCACCGTGGGCCTCGAAATCGGTGCGAAGGCCGGGGTTTTCGCGCCGGTGTCGGCCTGCTCGTCGGGTTCGGAGGCGATCGCGCACGCGTGGCGGCTGATCCGCACCGGCGAGGCCGACGTGGTGGTCACCGGCGGCGTCGAGGGCCACATCGATGCGGTGCCGATCGCGAGCTTCGCCATGATGCGCGCCATGAGCACCCGCAACGACGAGCCGGAACGCGCCTCGCGCCCGTTCGATCGGGATCGCGACGGATTCGTCTTCGGTGAGGCGGGCGCGCTGCTGGTACTGGAATCCGAGGCACACGCGCGGGCCCGCGGCGCCCGGCTGCTCGGCCGGGTGCTGGGCGCGGGCATCACCTCCGACGCCTATCACATCGTGGCCTCCGAACCCGGCGGCAGCGGCGCGGCCCGAGCCATGCGCAAGGCGATACAGACTGCGGGGCTGCGGGTTTCGGATATCCAGCACGTCAACGCGCACGCCACCTCGACCTCGATCGGCGACGCCTCCGAAGCCGACGCCATCACCGCCACCACGCCGCACGCCTCGGTCTACGCGCCGAAATCCGCACTGGGACATTCGATCGGCGCGGTCGGGGCGCTGGAATCGATCCTCACCTTGCTCACGCTGCGCGACGAAATCGTCCCGCCCACACTGAATCTCGACAACCGCGATCCGGAGATCGACCTCGATATCGTCGCGGGCGCGCCACGGCAGCAGCGCATCGACTACGCGGTGAACAACTCCTTCGGCTTCGGCGGGCACAATGTCGCGCTTGCCTTCGGAAAGGCTTGAGTTCAGGCGTAATTCAGGCGCCAGAGCGGGGACACCGGTCCGTGGCCCGCACCCAGGTCATAGGACGCCTCGAGGCAGCGGCGAGTCCACTCCTTGGCGAATTCCACGGCGTCGGGGACGGAGTAGCCGTTGGCGAGGGCGCACGCGATGGACGCGGCCATGGTGTCACCGCCGCCGTGGTCGTTGCCGGTCTCGATACGCGGTGCGGTGAATTCCAGGAACTGCTCGCCGTCGAAGAGCAGGTCGGTGCTGTACTGCGAGGTGCGCAGGTGGCCGCCCTTGACGATGGCCCACTGCGGGCCGAGCGCGTGCAGGGCTTCGGCGGCGCGGCGGGCGGTGGCGTCGTCGACGACGTCGATGCCGGTGAGCAGCCGGACCTCGTCCAGGTTCGGCGTGACCACGGTGGCCAGCGGGAACAGCGTGTACCGCACCGCGTCCAGGGCCGACTCGTGCAGCAGCGGGTCACCGTGCATGGAGGCCGCGACCGGATCGACCACCAGCGGGATGGCGCCGTTGCGGCCGATCCCGACCTCCTGGCACACGCCGGCGACGGCCTCGATGATGGCGGTCGAAGCGAGCATGCCGGTCTTGGCCGCGCCGATGCCGATATCGCCGACCACCGAACGCACCTGGTCGGCCACGATATTCGGCGGGATCTCGTGGAAGCCGCTGACGCCCACCGAGTTCTGCACCGTCACCGCCGCGACGGCGACGCAGGCGTGCACGCCACACAGCGCCATGGTCCGCGAATCGGCTTGGATCCCGGCGCCGCCGCCGGAGTCGGTGCCCGCGATGGTGAGGACTCGAACAGGGGTCTGCCCGTCGGCGGGAATCGGCAGAAGTTTCACATAGGAGACCCTACGACCAGATGCCGTGGCCGACACCCCCGCGCCCCTGGATTTCCGCCGCTTCCTGGCCGGGCGCCAGCGCTTAAATGAAAACGATTATCATTAGTGTATGACTGTTTCCCTCGACACCCGCCTGCCCGTCACCGTGCTGTCCGGCTTCCTCGGCGCGGGCAAGACCACGCTGCTCAATCACATCCTCGCCAACCGGGAGGGACGCCGGGTGGCGGTGATCGTCAACGACATGAGCGAGGTCAACATCGATGCCGCCCTGATCGCCGGACAGGGTCACCTCGACCGGACCGAGGAGAAGCTGGTCGAGCTCACCAATGGCTGCATCTGCTGCACGCTGCGCGAGGACCTGATGGAGGCGGTGGGCAAGCTCGCCCGCGCGGGCCGATTCGATCAGCTGGTCATCGAGTCGACCGGCATCTCCGAGCCGATGCCGGTGGCCGCGACCTTCGACTGGGAATTCGAGGACGGCTTCTCCCTCGGCGATATCGCGCGGCTGGACACCATGGTGACCGTGGTCGACGCGTCCACCTTCCTGGCCGAAGTCGTACGCGGCGAAGCGCTGGCCGACCGCGAGCTGGAGGCGGGCGAGGGCGACGAGCGCACCATCGCGGATCTGCTGGTCGATCAGGTGGAATTCGCCGATGTGCTGCTGATCAGCAAGACCGATCTGGTGAGCGCGAACGCCGCCGGAACCGTGGAAGCCACAGTGCGGCGGCTCAATCCGTGCGCTCGGGTACTGCGGACCAGCAAGGGCGCGGTGGATCTGGCCGAGGTGCTGGAGACCGGCCGCTACAACCCGGTAGTCGCGGCGGAGACCGAAGGCTGGGCCGAAGAGCTTGCGGGCGGGCATGTTCCGGAAACGGAGGAATACGGAATTCGCAGCATCACCTACACCGCTGAGCGTCCGTTCCATCCGCAGCGGCTGGCCACGGCCCTCGAACAGCTGCGGGGAATGTTGCGCAGCAAGGGTTTCTGCTGGATCGCCAGTCGTCCCGACCTTGCTGCGGTGTGGTCGCAGGCCGGGCCGAACCTGACCTTCGAACCCGCCGCCTGGTGGTCGTCTCTCGAAGTGCCCGCAGGACAGGAGATCGTCTTCATCGGCGTAAAACTCGACGGCGACCGCGTCCGCGGATTACTCGACGCGGCCCTGCTGACGGATGCTGAATTCACTGCGGGACCGGGTATCTGGAAGACGCTCCCGGATCCGTTCCCGGCTTGGGGCGAGCTGCACGAGCACGCCTGAAGGTGTGCGTCCCCGGGTGACCCACGCCCTTCCGGGGCGTGGGTCACAGGTGGTCCGTGTGCGGAGGCCGGCCTGGTCATGGCCGTCATGCTCAGTTCGAGATGCTTACGGCGCGGCGCACGTAGGTCGGGTCGGTCAGCTGCTCGAGGTAGAAGGCCGCGATGTCGGCGCGGGCGATCTTCAGTTGCAAGCCCTTCTCGTTCGGACCGAACCCGCGGCGGTAGGCGCCGGTACGAGGCCCGTCGGTGAAGGCGGCGGGCCGCACGATGGTCCAGTCCACGTTGCTGGCCTGCACCAATTCCTCCTGGTGGCCGTGGTCGACGTAGGCCTTGCGCAGCACGATCCCGAAGATGATGTACTTCCACAGGAAGTTCAGGTTCGGGCGGCTGTCGCCGACACCCAGGCTGGACTGCACGATCAGGCGCTTCACCCCGGTCCGGTTCATCGCCTCGATGACCGACTTGGTGCCGCCGAAGCGCACCTGCCCCTTGCGGTCGTCACCGAGCGCGACGATCACCGCGTCCTGCCCGGCGACCGCCCGCTCGACCGAATTCGTGTCGTACACATCGCCTTCCACGATGCGCAACCCCTCGTGCTGCTGGGTGACACCGGCCGCGTTCCGAGTAAACGCGGTGACCTCGTGGCCCTGCGCCAGTGCCTGCTCGACGACGACCCGGCCGACGGTTCCGGTGGCTCCGAAGACTGCGATTCGCATTTCGTTTCTCCTTGTTTTGAAAGCTGGTGTGCTGTTGATGGATTAAGTACATCAGCGGAGAACGAGACGAACCATGGTCCGGAGTCTCGGCTACATAATCGACTGTCTACCGATATTGCGCGAAGAATTCGGTGATCTCGTCGGCCATCAACGCCGGCGCCACATGGTGCAAGTAGTGGGTGAACACGTCGTGCGTCCGCCACGACACGATGTTGCGGTGATCGCGGTCGGCGAAGCGGCGGATGCCGTGGAAATCGCCGGTCGACCCGGACAACGCCAGCGGCACCGTGGTCGGTTCGGCAGGCTGCTCGGCCTGGGCCTTCTCGAAGTAGTGCCGGATCGCCGAGCCCGCGGTGCCGGTGAGCCAGTGGATCGCGATATTGGTGAGCACGAAATCGTCGTCCAGGTCCGGGCCGAGCAGTTGAGTGTTCCACCCGAGCAAGCCGGTCGGGGAATCCATCAGCGCGTGCGCCAGCGTCTGCGGCTGCTGGGACTGCAGGATGTTGAAGCCCATCTTGTTCTTCACGAACCAGTCCAGGGTGGCCAATGACTGCTGTTCGTCGGCGGTGAGGTCGGCCATTTCACTCGGGTCACCCGAGGGGAACGAGTACACCTGCGAAACATGGACGCCGACAACACTTTCCGGAGCCGCGCGGCCGACTTCCGGAGAAATCTGCGCGCCGCCGTCATTGCCGACCGCGCCGTATTTCGCATATCCGAGGCGAGACATCAGTTCGGCCCACGCCTTGCCGATGCGCTGGTCGTTCCAGCCGGATTCGGTTGTCACACCGGAGAATCCGTAACCCGGGACGGACGGGATCACCAGGTCGAACCCGGCGGCGGTCAACGGCTCGATGACGCCGAGGAATTCGACGAAGGTGCCGGGCCAGCCGTGCGTCAGGATCAGCGGAAAGCCGTTGTCCCGCTGCGCCTTCACGTGCACGAAGTGGATGTTCTGACCGTCGATCTCGGTGCTGAACTGCGGGTAGGCGTTCAGCTGCTCCTCGACCTTGCGCCAGTCGAATCCGTCGCGCCAGTAGTTCACCAGGTGCCGCACCCGGTCCACACTCACGCCGTAGGCGTCGCCCGAACCGGGGATCTGGTCGGCCCAGCGGGTGCGCGCCAGCCTGGCCTGCAGGTCGTCGAGGTCGGCCTGGTCGATGGCGA
Coding sequences within:
- a CDS encoding KasA/KasB family beta-ketoacyl-ACP synthase, with amino-acid sequence MTVTIASETRNVVVTGYAATTALADDAEATWAGLLAGRSGIGPLQGDFVDEYDLPVRIGGTLTAHPGAQLTRIEQRRMSYVEQLALVLGRQVWQHAGVPEVDGERLAVAIGTGLGGADALITAVDAMRAGGYRKVSPMAVPMVMPNGPAATVGLEIGAKAGVFAPVSACSSGSEAIAHAWRLIRTGEADVVVTGGVEGHIDAVPIASFAMMRAMSTRNDEPERASRPFDRDRDGFVFGEAGALLVLESEAHARARGARLLGRVLGAGITSDAYHIVASEPGGSGAARAMRKAIQTAGLRVSDIQHVNAHATSTSIGDASEADAITATTPHASVYAPKSALGHSIGAVGALESILTLLTLRDEIVPPTLNLDNRDPEIDLDIVAGAPRQQRIDYAVNNSFGFGGHNVALAFGKA
- a CDS encoding TetR/AcrR family transcriptional regulator, whose protein sequence is MARPLDHAKRAELLAGVVAYIADHGLAELSLRPLAAELGTSSRMLIHYFGTKEELLVQALATQRPDISALFADVTDATALRARLTGFFEANVHGRGSTSVRVLLQVLGAACAPVSPYAQYAHDAIAVFVTALAEALGRIDSVTDAEAVATLLISGLRGIIQDRLITGDTDRTTRAAHRLIEQNIH
- a CDS encoding NAD(P)-dependent oxidoreductase yields the protein MRIAVFGATGTVGRVVVEQALAQGHEVTAFTRNAAGVTQQHEGLRIVEGDVYDTNSVERAVAGQDAVIVALGDDRKGQVRFGGTKSVIEAMNRTGVKRLIVQSSLGVGDSRPNLNFLWKYIIFGIVLRKAYVDHGHQEELVQASNVDWTIVRPAAFTDGPRTGAYRRGFGPNEKGLQLKIARADIAAFYLEQLTDPTYVRRAVSISN
- a CDS encoding MFS transporter, producing the protein MTADLPVRNFGPTRWVMLAVLCASLLLVAMDATILNVALPSLIDDLHVGQLEQLWIIDVYGLVLGGLLITTGAIGDRVGRKLLFNSGFVLFGIASVVAATAQSSGQLIAGRVLLALGGAMVMPSTLSLIRNIFADPKERTLAIGIWAAVAGAGATIGPIVGGLLVEDFGWASAFWLNVPVVIVTVIAGVWLLPEYRSPQSGTLDWLSAVLSIAGIVGLAWGIKHIAKGSAGGVDWGIFVLGLLFLAWFARRQLSSADPLLDVRLFRNGPFTAAALATLLAMLAIGAALFLISLWLQYIHGYSPSQAGLRTMPSAITLLAASLATPWLMQRIGVRGVLAIGLGALALGFLGLALSPEPTTYPVIALVLATFGLGDGLAVTAAAAVLVSAVPPERAGQAGAVSETNYELGIGLGVALLGSIHARIFSENMTEIPLHGAALEEARGSVGGAVEVASELDPVARSQVLTETGHAFDVALTITSYISAAIVAVVAVVAVWLVPRGFRVTGGH
- the thiD gene encoding bifunctional hydroxymethylpyrimidine kinase/phosphomethylpyrimidine kinase — its product is MKLLPIPADGQTPVRVLTIAGTDSGGGAGIQADSRTMALCGVHACVAVAAVTVQNSVGVSGFHEIPPNIVADQVRSVVGDIGIGAAKTGMLASTAIIEAVAGVCQEVGIGRNGAIPLVVDPVAASMHGDPLLHESALDAVRYTLFPLATVVTPNLDEVRLLTGIDVVDDATARRAAEALHALGPQWAIVKGGHLRTSQYSTDLLFDGEQFLEFTAPRIETGNDHGGGDTMAASIACALANGYSVPDAVEFAKEWTRRCLEASYDLGAGHGPVSPLWRLNYA
- a CDS encoding GTP-binding protein — its product is MTVSLDTRLPVTVLSGFLGAGKTTLLNHILANREGRRVAVIVNDMSEVNIDAALIAGQGHLDRTEEKLVELTNGCICCTLREDLMEAVGKLARAGRFDQLVIESTGISEPMPVAATFDWEFEDGFSLGDIARLDTMVTVVDASTFLAEVVRGEALADRELEAGEGDERTIADLLVDQVEFADVLLISKTDLVSANAAGTVEATVRRLNPCARVLRTSKGAVDLAEVLETGRYNPVVAAETEGWAEELAGGHVPETEEYGIRSITYTAERPFHPQRLATALEQLRGMLRSKGFCWIASRPDLAAVWSQAGPNLTFEPAAWWSSLEVPAGQEIVFIGVKLDGDRVRGLLDAALLTDAEFTAGPGIWKTLPDPFPAWGELHEHA
- a CDS encoding epoxide hydrolase family protein; translation: MNATITPFRIAIDQADLDDLQARLARTRWADQIPGSGDAYGVSVDRVRHLVNYWRDGFDWRKVEEQLNAYPQFSTEIDGQNIHFVHVKAQRDNGFPLILTHGWPGTFVEFLGVIEPLTAAGFDLVIPSVPGYGFSGVTTESGWNDQRIGKAWAELMSRLGYAKYGAVGNDGGAQISPEVGRAAPESVVGVHVSQVYSFPSGDPSEMADLTADEQQSLATLDWFVKNKMGFNILQSQQPQTLAHALMDSPTGLLGWNTQLLGPDLDDDFVLTNIAIHWLTGTAGSAIRHYFEKAQAEQPAEPTTVPLALSGSTGDFHGIRRFADRDHRNIVSWRTHDVFTHYLHHVAPALMADEITEFFAQYR